ACTTTCGAATTTTGAACAAGGGATTCATCAAGGTATAGAAGATGTAAATAAAGCCTGCCGCAATTTAAGCGGAGAAAATGTCGCAAGAAAATATATCGAAATTTTACTGAAATCAACTATGAATCAGCAAAACCCCGATGAAATGGCGGAATTACGTAAGAAGACAGTAATGCTTTTATCTGCCGCTACTTTATTTTTGATACCTTCTTGGTTTGAATATTATTATAAACATCAGTGGAGCATTGGAGTCGGCACAAAGTGCCAAAAGATTTTTGAAACAACAGATTCAGTTACTGTTTACATCGGGATAATTTATTTCTTTGTACCTTGGAAATGGGATTCCGCACTTCTTTCTACGCCTATTGAATCGAAATTTTATAAACAAACATTAGATATTATTTCCGAATACGAAACAGCATGTAGTGGCCAGATTTAAGTTTATATTGAATGTGTTCGAAAAATTCCGAATATTTTATTTAGCTCCACTATTTATTTTATGCAACGGTAGTGGTGCTGGCTTTAGAAAATGATAGATCCGGTGGATGCTCACTCGGTTCGTGATGAAAATAACTAGAGTGTATCTATGAAAAAAACTTTTCCGTACGCTTTTTCCGAAGATTTAGAGGATTGTTTAGCCCAGATGGTAATTCCTATTTTTGTAAAAAATGGGAATCGAGTTGAGTTGAGAGGTACTGGGTTTTTAATTAAACATCTTGGAATAGACTATTTAGTATCCGCACACCATGTTTTTGAAAATGAGCAAGATTATTACTGTTTGTTAGATATACAGGGCTTCATTATTTTGAAGGGGGAAATAATGACTTATATTCCAATTGGTTTGATGACTAAGGATACTTTTGAAATCTATAAACCAGATATAGTTTACTTTAAACTTCCAGAAGGTTATCTGAATTTATTTAAAAGAGCTTTTGTTCCTTTTAGATCATCAAGTTTGCTGAAGGAGGAATCTGTTGAATTTGATAGGATATTCTTATTTGGATTCATAATATCAAAGACAAAACACTTGGTTTCTATGGGGAAGCTTCTTATCGGTATGGATATTTTGCAGTTCGAGCCAAATATATTGGATGGGAATAAACTTATTGTGGATAAAGCATTAACTAGAGAGGATAATTCAAAATTACCAGAATTGCATGGATTGAGCGGATCGCCTGTTTTTTGTTTTACGAAGAAAGGATTGCATATATTAGGAGTTGCTAAAGAGTATAGAAAAGATAAAGAAAATAATAAACTTGAAGTATACTTTGAACCAATCTCATTGCTCAATCGTTTTCTTCATGGGAAGGATGAGGATGAGGAAGTTGATTTTGATATTTTTTGGTTACCTAAATGGTATTTAAAATTATTGTCCATTCCTTCAAAGGTTGGATTTTGTCTTCCGAAAATACGACTTTCTCCTCCAAGGAAGCCAGATTAATAATTTGGTTTTCCGTGTCGCTTTCTATACCGCTCTTAAGTGACCTTTAACTTTTTACCTGTGGTTGATCACTAAGATTTTATTTTTTTCCTTAACTTATCTTTTGTGTATACACTATAAAAAATTCTATGACAGCTGATTCGTAAATTTCGGTATAAATTGCATACTTCTTTTCTTGCCGATGAAATCAAAGGTAATATCGAAATAGAGAGTTCTATTGAACCTCTCTTTTCAGGAAATAGATCAAGAGCTTTGTTCTGAAGCAACTTTATTCCAATCTAATCTCGCTTCATCAACCAAGACGAATTCCTTTGAGCTGAGATCGCAAGACTTACATACAATTTTAAACAACCAAGTATTATCTTCCTGAATGAATCGTTTCTTGGTGACTATACCGAACCAATGCTTACAGTTCGGACAGACTTTTGTATGAATTTTAGAGGTCTGATATCTCAATAATTAGAATTTAACCTTTTATCCCAGTATTTTGATATTCTTTCAATAGAATTCCAGCATTGCCTATACGCTTTTTGCCAAGAATCCTCGTATAAATGCTTTATTCCTATTTCAGATCGATGAAAACAATGATCCCAAGCAGAAAGATGTCTAGGAGGATCTATTAAGATTTTATAATTCATAGCGTCACGATTTCTCTTCACTGAACGAGACCATTTAAGAGATCTTCTCTTTTTCTCATCATATTTGATTTCGCGGTTATAGAAATTTAGCTTAGAAGATTCAAGAAATGCCGTATATGAGAAAGGCAGTGGTTTTTGAATCAAGACCTCATTTGAAAGACTGAATTTGTTTAGCGAATCCGCGATTCTGTTAATTAGTCTTTTTTTATTGATCTTCGTTGAATCTCTTCGAAGAAGATTGACTATGTAATAAAATCGTTCTTTCCATGAAGCGTTTATGTGAGGGTTTTCTGATAATAATTCAAATCTTTTTGAAAGAGCAGAAAAGTTGCTAATAGCTTTGTTTACTGCATGGGACCAAGAAACCCATCCTTCAACATGATTTTCCTCTCTTTCGGAAAAGTTATGTTTTCCATTTAAGTTGTTAGCGATACCTACAACACGGGAATAGTAAAAATCATATCTATTTAGTTTTATGAATTTTCTTGCAAGCATAGCCATAATCCTTTCCCTTAAAATTGATAATGTCCACTGCTAGTTGGATAATTTCCTCTTCATTGTAGTATCGTTTCAGCTTTGAAAGTTCTTCTACAACCAAACAGATATTAGTTTCTTCATGTTTGCCGCCTCGCCTTAATGGTACAATATGCTCGGCATTCGTATTCTCTGGAGTAAGTTCTCTTCCTGATAACATACACTTTTTCTCCTGTTGGTTTAAGATCCGGTAAAAATCTTCTGCTTTAAACTTATAAACCTTCTCGCTGTCTTTCTTGCTCATCGAGAAAGCCCAGAAAAGTTTTTGAAATCATTCCTCTGAAATCGAGTGTATAGGATTCGGGGAAGATTTTCCTTTTTAGGTTTTAAAAAGAAATCGATTCTTTGATCATATCGAGTCTTATTCAACCTCCGTTTTTCAATCAGCTTTAACTTGACCCATTTCCGAATTATAAGCATCGCTGATTGTTTGTGAACATTTAGAATAGAGCAAACTTCCGAAATTGAATGGTATTTGTTTTCACCTTTCTTTGAATGAATCAGATGCCAAATCTTTGATGCAGTCTTTTGGTGTTCTCGTTCTTTCTTTCTCTGAAAATTAGGAACATGCGGACTTGACCAAAATTGATTATGAAGGTCCATTTCCTTCTTTATGGCAGGACCAAACTCGCTAAATTCTGAAGAGTCATTCAGTAAAACATAATCATTTCGGGTCCGTGAATTGGATTCAGAATCCTCTTTTTGAAGGATGTATGAGTAAGAATCAATTGAAGTAGTAAGCCAATTTTCTGTCTTGAACTCACTCTTTTTAAGCTCATATTTTTTCCCCCGAATTCCAACCGCCTTCGTCTTCCTGGATTCGTCAGAGAAAAAATTCCATCTCCAGCAATCGACATCATCACCAATCAGCACATCCAGCCCGAAGACTTGAGCATTCTTCAAGAAGGAGAATTCATTCAAATAGCGAGTTGAGTTTTCGGGACGGATATAATAGTACGAAGCAAAAGCAGATTTCAAAACTCTGTGATTTGCCTCTGCTACTTGATTGTGAACTCCATTCTTGGACCATCGATCTTTAGCCCATCTGTAGCGTATGTCCTTTGATCGGGCAGAATGGTTTACAGATCTGTGGTTAGAGTAAATGCCCCAAAGCCAAGGATACCCTTCATCAGTCATCAATGGAGTGTGTAAAGGAAGGTGATCTTTGATGATGGGTCCAAGGGTGTTAGCCTTCTGATTTGGCACTGAATTGAAGAAAACAGGGCCTTTTTTCACTCCAATTGTGTGAACTAAGGTGCCTACTTGCCTGCCTCCAAGACTCTCAGAAAGGTAAATAGAAGCTGTTGAACCACCATGTCTGTATCGTTTTCTACCTCCATTTGCTCTCTCAGAAGCGGAAAAAAGGACCATTGTATCTGCTGAAACGTAGGGTCTGTTTTCCATTAAATGGGTAATATCAGTGTTTTCGTCGGGTGGTAGGGTAAATCCTTTGAACTCTTGATCGAGGGCATCATACGTCAGTTTCTTGTATTTTGGTAATTGCTGTGATGCGAAAAGCTGGAATCGTTTCTTTAGAAGTGAAGCACCTTTGTAGGATATTTTCAGTCTCTTGCTGATCTCAGTTGAGGTAACTACCTTTGGGTGTTGAATCATGCTCTCGTAGAAAACGTATGAGAACATCCACAGAGGAAGTTTCATGTGATGCAGAGGAGTGTAGCTCAGCCTTGACGTTAGATATCTACATTTCTCACAGCGGATCAATTCAGGTTGAGTTGAGATCTCCTTAGTCAGTAATTTGTCCGGACAATTAATGCAATATTTAGGGTAGAAATCATTCAGTATCTTCTTTGTTAGTTCAGTAAAGAAAGGAATATTGATTGCAGGGTTCTTACGTTTCTCCTTAAGTTGTGCTGAAGTGAGAGGCTTAGGGGGAGAGGGTGATTGGGAGGATGACTTCGTGGATGCGAAAGGAGTGAAAGTATTTGTAATACTCAAGTTCAGATCTTGAGGAATCTTCAGTTGAGTCTGCTTACTTAGTGTTTCAGGGATTATCGGAAATAACTGATTTCCAGTTCGGTTGGGATAAGTCTGATGAGATGAAACGGAATTTTACCCAGAGCCCAAGTATGCAGAAAAACCGGTTCAAGATGAACTTCGGAGTTTTCATACCGATCAAGTAATAAAGCAAAAGACAGGAGCTTAAATAACGAAGAAGCCTGTTTATGATTCTGAAAAAAATAGTCGAGGAACTGATCAAAAGTAATCGCGGCTTTTTTGAAAATTCAGATTTTTATTGCGAAAAGACCCGGGATTCGAAAAAACTCGATAGGCCTTTGCTTCTCAAAATTCAAATGACGTTCTTCAAGAATCACGCCGTAAACTATCGCGGATTTCTCAGCGTTGTGGTTCTAAACAAGTTGTAGTCATCGATCGTTAAATACTACAATCTACTTTGTAAAAAATAGGAGGCTCTGGCAAATGCAATCGGCCGAACATCTAAGAGCTGTGATGGCGCCAATTTTTTAGGAAAGGGTTTAATTTTTTGAATCGATTAAATATTTCTTGAAAATGAAATGTTATCCTAACATTGTTTGAATCTTAAAAACTTAAGAAAATTTTGGAGTGTATAATGTTCAGGAATTTAAAAAAAAATATTGCTTTGCTTTTCTCTATTGGATCTTTGTTTTTTTCTTTTTCTTCGGTTTTCGCTTTGGGAACTTATTCGGAAGGTTGGGCGGTTGTGAGACTTATCCAGTTTGAAAGCCGAGGAATAATTTTCGATTCTCATGAAGGTCTTTTGGAATTTACCACTTATGATAAATCTGAAAAGTGTGAAGCGTCGAAAGATGAATGTTTCACTCCTTTGAAAGAAAAGATCGAATTTTCCGTTCGCCCTGAAAATGCAGAAGTCGTAAATTTTTTAAATAGTAATGTAAACCAAGAAATTTTAGTTCAGTATAGGATTCATAAAATTGAGCCAATTGCTCTTTCCACGGATTTTGAAATAATCGGAGCGCAAAAACAAATTGCTACGATTCCGAAAGAGGTGCCGGATAAAATTATCGTGGGTAAATCCGGATCAAAAAGAAATTTTTCTGTTTCTGGAAGAATTCTTAAATTAGAATATCAAGGAACTCTAATTGGAACTTATGAAGGTTTGTATCTGGACGAAGTTCGCGGCAAGGTCCATCCTTTTTCTGTAACCAACGAGGAGGTGGCCGCGTTTGCTTGGAATACGATGAAGTTCGGAACCAAATACTATATTGGCGTTTCTGTAGCTTTTGCGACCGGTTGGAGAAAGTCGGATTATGATAT
The nucleotide sequence above comes from Leptospira weilii. Encoded proteins:
- a CDS encoding HNH endonuclease, yielding MSKKDSEKVYKFKAEDFYRILNQQEKKCMLSGRELTPENTNAEHIVPLRRGGKHEETNICLVVEELSKLKRYYNEEEIIQLAVDIINFKGKDYGYACKKIHKTK
- a CDS encoding transposase; protein product: MIPETLSKQTQLKIPQDLNLSITNTFTPFASTKSSSQSPSPPKPLTSAQLKEKRKNPAINIPFFTELTKKILNDFYPKYCINCPDKLLTKEISTQPELIRCEKCRYLTSRLSYTPLHHMKLPLWMFSYVFYESMIQHPKVVTSTEISKRLKISYKGASLLKKRFQLFASQQLPKYKKLTYDALDQEFKGFTLPPDENTDITHLMENRPYVSADTMVLFSASERANGGRKRYRHGGSTASIYLSESLGGRQVGTLVHTIGVKKGPVFFNSVPNQKANTLGPIIKDHLPLHTPLMTDEGYPWLWGIYSNHRSVNHSARSKDIRYRWAKDRWSKNGVHNQVAEANHRVLKSAFASYYYIRPENSTRYLNEFSFLKNAQVFGLDVLIGDDVDCWRWNFFSDESRKTKAVGIRGKKYELKKSEFKTENWLTTSIDSYSYILQKEDSESNSRTRNDYVLLNDSSEFSEFGPAIKKEMDLHNQFWSSPHVPNFQRKKEREHQKTASKIWHLIHSKKGENKYHSISEVCSILNVHKQSAMLIIRKWVKLKLIEKRRLNKTRYDQRIDFFLKPKKENLPRILYTRFQRNDFKNFSGLSR
- the lsa26 gene encoding surface adhesion protein Lsa26, whose product is MFRNLKKNIALLFSIGSLFFSFSSVFALGTYSEGWAVVRLIQFESRGIIFDSHEGLLEFTTYDKSEKCEASKDECFTPLKEKIEFSVRPENAEVVNFLNSNVNQEILVQYRIHKIEPIALSTDFEIIGAQKQIATIPKEVPDKIIVGKSGSKRNFSVSGRILKLEYQGTLIGTYEGLYLDEVRGKVHPFSVTNEEVAAFAWNTMKFGTKYYIGVSVAFATGWRKSDYDIFEINYNSSAGGVYTDSKK